In Halichondria panicea chromosome 9, odHalPani1.1, whole genome shotgun sequence, a genomic segment contains:
- the LOC135340728 gene encoding U3 small nucleolar ribonucleoprotein protein MPP10-like, whose protein sequence is MEEFVTNFEASLSNPLSYLQPSEQLRSSCVDGAKKLFDFYKSWSACFKTNVPTGPLSELYTDGFDNEQVWAEIELMNEPVLKSLKKHIKKASTWTTQPPLKTVATIKKRRKIKATEVEVDTNGDVDEIEEELDSGDDSVRVKKSTEKRSIVDDRFFKLAEMEKFLERSEQQENDAVNESGSGSDDEDDVDFFADQDSDNASGERPHYDQFFDAPEPGATKPPQGSKEQEDVEDEIGDDEASDAGEGEEGGFPNDEPDVEDEIPAVDNTEIKDEPLSTFEKKQLKMKTRIEALEAVNLAPRAWQLGGEANAKNRPLNSLLAEDLSFDHMTRPAPVITEETTATLEDIIKQRILDEAWDDVGRKIKPTEKPYDYSRSQPLDQGKSKLSLAEVYEQEYLKQTQEEDIKEDDRHTDIKELMKKLFVKLDALSNFHFTPKPPKAEVKIVPNVPAIQMEEVAPTAVSEAARVAPEEIQAKSQRPQVGETERTDTDRKHDRRLKKRRKRLQIAEKNQRDKIVAKLRPGLGNKYTKKSLEKKLKDKEQHELVDKSLKSSSRFFAALQEEVKEQVKSAKKGHESARERTTSAQQYKL, encoded by the exons ATGGAAGAATTTGTTACTAATTTTGAAGCGAGCCTCTCCAATCCTCTCTCCTACTTGCAACCCTCGGAGCAGCTGAGGTCCTCTTGTGTGGATGGAGCCAAGAAGCTATTTGATTTCTACAAGAGTTGGTCTGCATGCTTCAAGACAAACGTTCCAACAGGTCCCCTGTCAGAGCTCTACACTGATGGATTCGACAATGAGCAAGTTTGGGCTGAGATAGAGCTAATGAATGAGCCAGTCCTCAAGAGCCTCAAGAAGCACATCAAGAAGGCATCCACCTGGACAACCCAGCCACCATTGAAAACAGTCGCTACTATTAAGAAACGTCGCAAGATAAAGGCAACAGAAGTGGAAGTAGACACGAATGGTGATGTTGATGaaatagaggaagagctggactctggtgatgacagtgtaCGAGTTAAGAAGAGTACAGAAAAGAGATCGATTGTGGATGACAGGTTCTTTAAGCTCGCTGAAATGGAGAAGTTTCTGGAGCGCTCTGAACAACAGGAGAATG atgCTGTCAATGAGTCTGGATCAGGATCAGATGATGAAGACGATGTTGATTTTTTCGCTGACCAAGACTCAGACAATGCCTCAGGGGAACGCCCTCACTATGACCAGTTCTTTGATGCCCCAGAGCCTGGCGCTACTAAACCACCGCAAGgtagcaaagaacaagaagaTGTAGAAGACGAAATTGGTGATGATGAGGCTAGTGATGCTGGTGAAGGTGAGGAGGGGGGTTTTCCTAACGACGAACCAGATGTCGAGGATGAAATTCCTGCTGTGGACAACACTGAAATTAAAGATGAGCCATTGTCCACTTTTGAAAAGAAACAACTCAAG ATGAAAACAAGGATAGAGGCGCTGGAGGCGGTGAACCTTGCACCCCGGGCCTGGCAGTTAGGGGGAGAGGCCAACGCTAAGAACAGACCTCTCAACAG CTTGTTAGCTGAGGACCTCTCATTTGATCACATGACCCGGCCTGCCCCTGTCATCACTGAGGAGACCACTGCAACTCTGGAGGACATCATCAAACAACGTATACTTGACGAG GCTTGGGATGATGTCGGGCGTAAAATAAAGCCCACTGAGAAGCCGTATGATTACTCAAGGTCGCAACCTTTGGACCAAGGGAAGAGCAAGCTCAGTTTAGCCGAGGTGTACGAACAAGAGTACCTGAAGCAGACTCAG GAGGAGGATATAAAGGAGGACGATAGGCACACAGATATCAAAGAGTTAATGAAGAAACTTTTTGTCAAACTAGATGCTCTCTCTAACTTCCACTTCACCCCAAAACCA CCCAAGGCTGAAGTTAAGATAGTCCCCAACGTGCCAGCTATTCAGATGGAGGAAGTGGCACCCACTGCTGTCAGTGAGGCTGCTCGTGTAGCACCAGAGGAGATACAGGCCAAGTCTCAACGTCCTCAAGTGGGAGAGACAGAGAGAACTGACACGGATAGAAAACACGATCGTCGATTGAAAAAACGTCGAAAACGTCTCCAAATAGCCGAGAAGAATCAGCGCGATAAAATTGTTGCTAAACTGAGGCCAGGGCTGGGTAATAAGTACACAAAGAAATCACTGGAGAAGAAATTGAAGGATAAAGAACAACACGAGCTGGTTGATAAGAGTTTGAAGAGCTCATCGCGTTTCTTTGCCGCCCTACAGGAGGAGGTGAAGGAACAGGTCAAGAGTGCTAAGAAAGGACACGAATCTGCTAGAGAGAGAACTACATCTGCACAGCagtataagctataa